One part of the Dysidea avara chromosome 10, odDysAvar1.4, whole genome shotgun sequence genome encodes these proteins:
- the LOC136236140 gene encoding uncharacterized protein, translating into MAAEELKQRGNELYKQQKYAEAIEQYGKALDFSIDDPVLLSNRSVAYWKLGDYGNALKDAQKCIAVKPDWVKGYLRMAVALNCLKKYQEAKDTSILGFCFNDLKFTKDFVMEWLKASKALTESDISELLLSQPYCYFYPDGIDLINTKYCEILVSIIVPLMPSQSRGVLGLSHDDMVKCLCSTVQLLEDLLVEFKQQHYQCLSEWKDKVIFDVDAFNPESQTELLTSVDKKSLELASWLQNDLPKALLPVVKPIMLLAVKALLSRSLCLRCMNAGAFSLEYIAHSCLPFFENCIFSESLYTSTHIEVLFLILYSYGSIEFWTKDMLQAVQTTQARIQQLIAIMPKSTKTYDLLMEEYSENLSVFLNMDVTGNSDSQFSHNPVGTATDLEHILLVDCVEDPRKARQDVENHLHVILEQEAENEGIFIDAQNLFFMTSIFVKLGDSEKGLEIYQKAFSVAQSIMMHLVENDITSLEEVATVVGSLRHFALCGASFLLSSHPKIACDAFIRWKNLYAEVFSILIRLGLNSNNNLLFQLLSNPAIQKEEMDAFKFHNIREKMFTKKHFAHVIRALMAQNHDQVLALLDSADVVLDYVFDIYHPDFNPKVQQRNDPVCYVCILEKKSPPKIIKIDVAPLHKSFSNQVGKPVSFDKVEDLCSELSKAIFPPDVCKILSNSGIKRLLICGDSYLHDLPLEVCSWVDVQTGTTVQLCERFDIVRLTSPRELLRENVVSSLRLIFNPLVDLSYQPSITNVAAVLKATKSVDLEMLPISVEELLGKAIVYIGHTTDSLLQQAEMLKSLSYKCGDQLHPSKNFMAVIQQTMTKVKEKVKARAEEFKLQCKCKIIAPTMSLNTMCYFVGNPDFKLCGSNNVGKSVGWISSLTSMFGLAAFNEPAIKFESLPGTQKEIEEVKQLLSLNPHLDIKEPIVKDAATVDNVLSLESPFILHIATHGHLRSSIHTQARKSHWHDTSTALLLAGAETYLNEDYSKLSSHINVGCLTPATVCAINLEGTRLVFLSACKSGIGDKPFHETSESILQAFRSVGAQTVISTLWSVDDSTTVDVASLFYKYLMEDPTSNPSHALALTKRHLIKQKEPFSVYAAFTCSGLDHSLHPSSVSEAQSIEMIANYIKAKYQVSIELKKIQGVEGKKCVSLIDRLVTVKGLLDGITEQLQDKTELQLYATYKENVVELNKDDYVMNAIDKYPSATLYVAPSKTKGVIS; encoded by the exons ATGGCTGCTGAAGAACTGAAACAGAGAGGAAATGAGTTGTATAAGCAGCAGAAATATGCAGAAGCTATTGAGCAATATGGCAAAGCCTTAGACTTTAGTATAGATGATCCCGTTCTTTTAAGCAATCGCAGTGTAGCATATTGGAAACTGGGTGACTATGGGAATGCTTTAAAAGACGCACAAAAATGCATTGCAGTGAAACCTGATTGGGTTAAAGGTTACCTTAGAATGGCAGTTGCTCTTAACTGCTTAAAGAAATACCAGGAGGCTAAAGATACTTCAATCTTAGGGTTTTGCTTTAATGATCTTAAATTTACTAAAGACTTTGTAATGGAGTGGTTGAAAGCTAGCAAAGCTCTAACTGAAAGTGACATTAGCGAGTTGCTTTTGTCTCAACCTTATTGCTATTTTTATCCTGACGGAATTGACTTAATTAATACTAAGTACTGTGAAATATTGGTGAGTATTATAGTACCTTTAATGCCTTCACAGTCTAGGGGTGTCTTAGGCCTATCACATGACGATATGGTAAAGTGCTTGTGTAGCACTGTGCAGCTTCTAGAAGATCTCCTTGTAGAATTTAAGCAGCAGCATTATCAATGTCTTTCCGAATGGAAAGACAAGGTAATATTTGATGTAGATGCATTTAATCCAGAATCTCAAACTGAATTGCTTACTTCTGTTGATAAGAAATCACTTGAGCTTGCTTCTTGGCTACAAAATGATCTTCCCAAGGCACTTTTGCCCGTAGTAAAACCAATTATGTTGTTAGCAGTCAAAGCATTGTTATCTCGATCCCTTTGTCTAAGGTGCATGAATGCTGGTGCTTTCTCTTTAGAATACATTGCTCACTCATGTCTTCCTTTCTTTGAAAATTGTATTTTCAGTGAATCTTTATACACATCAACACATATTGAAGTGCTTTTCTTAATTTTATATTCATATGGGTCAATAGAGTTTTGGACAAAAGACATGCTTCAAGCTGTTCAAACCACCCAAGCTAGAATTCAGCAGTTGATTGCCATTATGCCTAAAAGCACTAAAACTTATGATCTCCTCATGGAAGAGTACTCTGAGAATCTTTCTGTTTTTCTGAACATGGATGTCACTGGAAATTCTGATTCTCAGTTCAGCCATAACCCAGTTGGAACTGCTACTGACCTTGAACATATTTTACTGGTTGATTGTGTTGAGGATCCTAGGAAAGCCCGCCAAGATGTAGAAAATCATTTGCACGTAATCCTTGAACAGGAAGCAGAAAATGAAGGAATTTTCATTGATGCTCAAAACCTGTTCTTTATGACAAGTATTTTTGTCAAGCTTGGTGATAGCGAGAAGGGTCTTGAAATTTATCAGAAGGCGTTTAGTGTAGCACAATCTATTATGATGCATTTGGTTGAAAATGATATCACTAGTTTAGAGGAGGTTGCCACTGTGGTTGGGTCACTGCGTCATTTTGCTCTTTGTGGAGCTTCATTTCTGTTAAGTTCTCATCCAAAGATAGCTTGCGATGCATTCATCAGGTGGAAAAATTTATATGCTGAAGTTTTCTCGATTTTAATCAGGCTTGGATTGAACTCCAATAATAACTTACTTTTTCAGCTTCTATCAAATCCTGCCATTCAAAAAGAAGAAATGGATGCCTTTAAATTCCATAACATCAGAGAGAAAATGTTTACAAAGAAACATTTTGCACATGTTATACGTGCACTGATGGCTCAGAACCATGATCAAGTATTGGCTTTATTGGACTCTGCCGATGTTGTCCTGGATTATGTTTTTGATATTTATCATCCAGACTTTAATCCTAAAGTACAGCAAAGAAATGATCCCGTATGCTATGTGTGTATATTGGAAAAGAAATCACCACCAAAGATAATAAAAATTGATGTGGCTCCTTTACATAAATCGTTTTCAAATCAAGTTGGAAAACCTGTGTCTTTTGATAAAGTTGAAGATTTATGCTCAGAGTTGTCCAAAGCGATTTTTCCACCTGATGTGTGCAAGATACTAAGTAACAGTGGTATAAAGCGATTATTGATTTGTGGTGACTCCTACTTGCATGACCTTCCTCTTGAGGTTTGCTCTTGGGTAGATGTACAAACTGGCACCACCGTTCAACTATGTGAAAGATTTGACATTGTCCGCCTTACATCTCCTCGTGAGCTTTTGCGAGAGAACGTTGTGTCTTCATTGCGCCTAATTTTTAACCCACTAGTAGATCTGTCCTATCAACCAAGTATCACCAATGTTGCTGCAGTTTTGAAAGCAACTAAATCTGTTGATTTGGAGATGTTGCCAATTTCTGTTGAAGAATTACTTGGCAAAGCTATAGTATACATTGGGCATACTACCGACTCCTTATTGCAACAAGCAGAAATGTTAAAATCACTTTCTTATAAATGTGGTGATCAGTTACACCCTTCTAAGAATTTTATGGCAGTTATACAACAGACGATGACCAAGGTTAAAGAGAAAGTGAAAGCTAGAGCAGAAGAGTTTAAGCTGCAATGTAAATGTAAGATTATTGCTCCCACAATGTCACTGAACACAATGTGCTACTTTGTGGGGAATCCAGATTTTAAATTGTGCGGTAGTAATAATGTTGGAAAATCAGTGGGATGGATTTCTTCTTTGACCTCAATGTTTGGTTTGGCAGCATTTAATGAGCCAGCAATTAAGTTTGAAAGTTTGCCTGGAACTCAAAAAGAAATTGAGGAGGTGAAGCAACTATTGTCATTAAATCCTCATTTGGACATCAAAGAACCCATTGTAAAGGATGCTGCCACAGTGGATAATGTTTTGTCCTTAGAGTCACCTTTTATCTTGCACATTGCTACACATGGCCATTTGAGATCTTCTATTCATACTCAAGCTCGGAAGAGCCATTGGCATGATACTTCGACTGCATTGCTTTTAGCAGGGGCGGAAACCTATTTGAATGAAGATTATTCTAAGCTCAGTTCTCATATCAATGTTGGTTGTCTTACACCAGCTACTGTTTGTGCTATAAACTTAGAAGGTACAAGGTTGGTGTTTCTGTCTGCATGCAAATCAGGGATAGGTGATAAGCCTTTCCATGAAACTTCTGAAAGTATTCTACAAGCTTTTCGTAGTGTGGGTGCTCAAACTGTCATCTCCACGTTATGGAGTGTTGATGATAGCACCACAGTTGATGTTGCATCACTCTTTTATAAATATTTGATGGAAGATCCAACATCAAATCCATCTCATGCTCTTGCACTGACCAAGAGGCATCTTATAAAACAGAAAGAGCCTTTCTCAGTTTATGCTGCTTTTACCTGCTCTGGACTAGATCATTCTCTACATCCCTCATCAGTGTCTGAGGCTCAGAGCATAGAAATG ATTGCAAACTACATTAAAGCTAAATATCAGGTTTCTATTGAGCTGAAGAAAATACAAGGAGTTGAAGGAAAGAAATGTGTTTCACTG ATTGATCGGCTAGTTACAGTTAAAGGTTTGCTAGATGGTATCACTGAGCAACTTCAGGACAAAACAGAATTGCAGTTGTATGCTACTTACAAAGAAAATG TTGTTGAATTAAATAAAGATGATTATGTAATGAATGCTATAGACAAGTATCCATCAGCAACACTGTATGTTGCTCCTTCTAAAACTAAG GGTGTGATATCCTGA